From Parasteatoda tepidariorum isolate YZ-2023 chromosome 1, CAS_Ptep_4.0, whole genome shotgun sequence, one genomic window encodes:
- the LOC107454161 gene encoding uncharacterized protein, which translates to MELQLLFILFSAVIPEISSLTAEDLIPKPYTFGYEVHDKDGDQWRSEISDGLGKVHGSYGYIDNYGQHREVKYIADELGFRAAIKTNEPGMDMPNPADVLMIADPPSDYDASIYGVENIIPDGRTPSGRVPVRSFPYGRVPSESNNVEKSEKPKKFYKYQKFAEESTPPIYVVNGHLQSPWFPMEVAAVA; encoded by the exons ATGGAACTTCAA ttgctgttcattttattttcagccGTGATTCCTGAGATTTCTTCGTTAACAGCTGAAGATTTA atCCCCAAACCTTATACATTTGGTTATGAAGTTCATGACAAAGACGGCGATCAATGGAGATCGGAAATTAGCGATGGATTGGGAAAAGTCCACGGTTCATATGGCTACATCGATAATTATGGCCAACACCGTGAGGTCAAGTACATAGCCGACGAACTAGGGTTTCGGGCAGCCATCAAAACCAACGAGCCAGGAATGGATATGCCCAATCCCGCTGATGTTCTGATGATTGCTGATCCCCCATCCGACTACGATGCTTCCATCTATGGAGTTGAGAACATCATACCCGATGGAAGAACACCTTCTGGTCGAGTACCTGTCAGATCATTCCCCTATGGACGTGTACCATCAGAAAGTAATAATGTAGAGAAATCTGAAAAGCCAAAGAAGTTCTACAAGTACCAAAAATTTGCTGAAGAGTCAACTCCGCCCATCTATGTGGTTAATGGTCATTTACAAAGTCCATGGTTTCCTATGGAAGTAGCCGCCGTTGCTTGA